A genomic region of Castor canadensis chromosome 16, mCasCan1.hap1v2, whole genome shotgun sequence contains the following coding sequences:
- the LOC109674291 gene encoding proton-coupled amino acid transporter 3-like, translating into MVHCMVILLKCAHHLTQRLQKTFMNYGEAMMYSLESCPSPWLRTHSIWGWYTVSLLLIITQLGFCSVYFMFMADNLQQMVEEAQVMSKTCEPREVLVLTPILNIRFYMLIILPFLVLLVLIQNLKVLSIFSTLASVTTLGSMALIFKYIVQGIPYPSNLPLVASWKTFLLFFGTAIFTFEGVSMVLPLKNQMKNPQQFSFVLYLGMSLVIFLYICLGTLGYMKFGSDTKASITLNLPNCWLYQSVKLMYSVGIFFTYALQFHVPAEIIIPIAISQVSENWALFTDLSARTALVCLTCILAILIPRLDLVISLVGSVSSSALALIVPPLLEISTFYSEDMSTLTIAKDIVISILGLLGCIFGTYQALYELTQPVNHSLVNSTGVYS; encoded by the exons ATGGTGCACTGTATGGTCATCCTGCTGAAGTGCGCCCACCACCTCACTCAGAG ACTGCAAAAGACGTTCATGAACTATGGAGAGGCCATGATGTACAGCCTGGAATCCTGCCCGAGCCCCTGGCTGAGGACCCATTCAATATGGGGATG gTACACAGTCAGCCTCTTATTAATCATCACCCAGCTCGGTTTCTGCAGTGTTTATTTCATGTTTATGGCAGACAATTTACAACAG ATGGTGGAAGAGGCCCAAGTCATGTCTAAAACCTGCGAGCCCCGAGAGGTCCTGGTGCTGACTCCCATCCTAAACATCCGGTTCTACATGCTGATCATCCTGCCCTTCCTGGTGCTGCTGGTGCTCATCCAGAACCTCAAAGTGCTGTCCATCTTCTCCACACTGGCCAGCGTCACCACGCTGGGGAGCATGGCGCTTATCTTCAAGTACATCGTGCAG GGGATTCCCTATCCCAGCAACCTGCCCCTGGTGGCAAGCTGGAAGACCTTCTTACTGTTCTTTGGTACAGCCATCTTCACATTTGAAGGCGTGAGTATG GTTCTGCCTCTCAAAAACCAGATGAAGAATCCACAGCAGTTTTCCTTTGTTCTGTACCTGGGGATGTCCCTTGTCATCTTCCTCTACATCTGCCTGGGAACGCTGGGCTACATGAAGTTTGGGTCAGACACGAAGGCCAGCATCACCCTCAACTTGCCCAATTGCTG GTTGTACCAGTCGGTCAAGCTGATGTACTCAGTTGGCATCTTCTTCACCTACGCCCTCCAGTTCCACGTCCCAGCTGAGATCATCATCCCAATTGCCATCTCCCAGGTGTCAGAGAACTGGGCTCTGTTCACAGACCTGTCTGCCCGCACGGCCTTAGTCTGTCTGACCT gcatcctggccatcctcATCCCCCGCCTGGACCTGGTCATCTCCCTGGTGGGCTCCGTGAGCAGCAGCGCCCTGGCCCTCATCGTCCCACCCCTGCTGGAGATCAGCACCTTTTACTCCGAGGACATGAGCACCCTCACCATCGCCAAGGACATTGTGATCAGCATCCTGGGCCTCCTGGGGTGTATATTTGGGACATACCAAGCCCTCTATGAGTTGACCCAACCTGTCAACCATTCCCTGGTCAACTCTACAGGTGTCTATTCATaa